Proteins from one Planctomyces sp. SH-PL62 genomic window:
- a CDS encoding DUF1559 domain-containing protein, with amino-acid sequence MSCATQSPNRPPRRGFTLIELLVVIAIIAVLIALLLPAVQSAREAARRAQCVNNLKQLALGAANYESSNGCYPPSNLTTRRVRDGATRDSLSIWFRLAPYIEQKGVYDAANMLLCQSDYENLTVIAQGISSLWCPSDPTVSQGVAMNADNFGAPVIPGNWRMQFSSYACNSGMWSLSIRTNNTNFAGRVAGMSGVMFGHSNVTVAGVTDGTSNTLAFSEHGHSMLAQGIREYYHWWSSGYYTDNTFDSFWPINAQKTPVKTLFTNSSFEEYLPIFLSSFHSGGVNAAFLDGSVRFLKESIDTWQPNPTTGDPPGVTWANSTYSITGPNTKVGVFQALTSRAGGEVVSADAY; translated from the coding sequence ATGTCGTGCGCCACCCAATCGCCCAACCGCCCACCTCGGCGCGGCTTCACGCTGATCGAGCTGCTCGTCGTCATCGCCATCATCGCCGTCCTGATCGCCCTGCTGCTGCCGGCCGTCCAGTCGGCGCGCGAGGCCGCCCGCCGCGCCCAGTGCGTCAACAACCTGAAGCAGCTGGCGTTGGGCGCCGCCAATTACGAATCGAGCAACGGCTGCTATCCGCCGAGCAACCTGACGACCCGGCGGGTCCGCGACGGGGCTACCCGCGACAGCCTGAGCATCTGGTTCCGGCTCGCCCCGTACATCGAGCAGAAGGGGGTGTACGACGCCGCCAACATGCTCCTCTGCCAGTCCGACTACGAGAACCTGACGGTCATCGCCCAGGGGATCTCAAGCCTCTGGTGCCCGAGCGACCCGACCGTTTCTCAGGGCGTGGCGATGAACGCGGACAACTTCGGCGCCCCGGTCATTCCGGGCAACTGGCGGATGCAGTTCAGCAGCTACGCCTGCAACTCGGGGATGTGGTCGCTCTCGATCCGCACCAACAACACCAACTTCGCGGGCCGGGTCGCCGGCATGTCGGGCGTGATGTTCGGCCACTCCAACGTCACCGTGGCAGGCGTCACCGACGGCACCAGCAACACGCTGGCCTTCTCCGAGCACGGCCACTCGATGCTCGCCCAGGGGATTCGCGAGTATTATCACTGGTGGTCGTCCGGCTACTACACCGACAACACCTTCGACAGCTTCTGGCCCATCAACGCCCAGAAGACTCCCGTCAAAACCCTGTTCACCAACAGCAGCTTCGAGGAATACCTGCCCATCTTCCTCTCCAGCTTCCACTCGGGCGGCGTCAACGCGGCGTTCCTTGACGGCTCGGTCCGGTTCCTCAAGGAATCGATCGACACCTGGCAGCCCAACCCGACCACCGGCGATCCCCCGGGCGTCACCTGGGCCAACTCCACCTACAGCATCACCGGCCCCAACACCAAGGTCGGCGTCTTCCAGGCGCTGACCTCCCGCGCCGGCGGCGAGGTCGTCTCGGCCGACGCCTACTGA
- a CDS encoding efflux RND transporter permease subunit yields MFSRFFIDRPIFASVLSIVITLAGGVTLWTLPVAQYPDITPPTVEVSAYYPGANAQVVADTVAAPIEQQVNGVENMLYMSSQCTNDGNYTLTVTFKPGVDLNMAQVLVQNREALAEPILPELVKRRGVSVTKKSPSILMIINVYSPDGTRDNLYLSNYATIQLRDELARLDGIGDITYLGQRNYSMRVWLDPQKMSFRNLSASDVVQAIEQQNIQVAAGQLGQPPVDTGQAFQFTITTLGRLSDSEQFADMVLKADPRGGVVRLSDVAEVELGAQGYDQACTLDGRPTVALSVYQRPGSNALDVARSVRSKMEELKDRFPEGVDYAIAYDTTPFITESVDEVFKTLRDAVILVAVVVLLFLQNWRSALIPLIAVPVAVVGTFAVMAALGFSLNNLTLFGLVLAIGIVVDDAIVVVEAVEHHIERGLAPRDATILAMEQVSSPVVAVGLVLTAVFIPCAFISGITGQFFRQFALTIATSTLISTFNSLTLSPALAAMLLKPRRKGSYEALPLAAIAALGAWAGAVWLGPIAAGMTPQPSGLLNSTWLTHDRLGLLIGAAVGGLGGWLLGPVVNRLMGGVFAIFNHGFDAAAGSYTRLVGGMLRVSALVLLVYGGLLFVTYWGFMRTPTGFIPSQDKGYLLVNVQLPDSSSLERTQVVMRQAEALALKLPGVTHTLAIAGQSILMNANAPNFGAMYVMLDDFHHRAKEGLSGPVIAARLQDALQQQIHEGMVNVFDAPPVDGLGTAGGFKIVIEDRGDLGSRELEETARRVVAAGEASPRLQGLFTSFRADTPWVFLDVDREKAKLMGVSISELFNTLQVYLGSLYVNDFNRFGRTWQVNVQGRADFRRELRDLSGLRVRNEQGGMVPLGSLVRPRDVSGPVMNLRYNLYPSAAINLYPAPGVSSGQALDEMQQIMAEELPQAMRSDWTELALLQRQTGNTAMFAFVLAVVLVFLVLAAQYESWSLPLAVILVVPMCLLCSTIGVNLWRMDVNIFTQVGFIVLVGLACKNAILIVEFAKAQREAGSSAYEATLEACELRLRPIIMTSMAFILGVVPLILAAGAGAEMRQTLGVAVFSGMLGVTLFGIFLTPVFYYVIQRLADRRDDRRPQGPDESRTSSRLHVDHPQSNGDASTHGDREPDADLVAAP; encoded by the coding sequence GTGTTCTCCAGATTCTTCATCGACCGACCGATCTTCGCCTCGGTGCTCTCGATCGTCATCACGCTCGCCGGCGGCGTCACGCTCTGGACGCTCCCGGTGGCGCAGTACCCCGACATCACGCCGCCGACCGTCGAGGTCTCGGCGTACTACCCCGGGGCCAACGCGCAGGTCGTCGCCGACACCGTCGCCGCGCCGATCGAGCAGCAGGTCAACGGCGTCGAGAACATGCTCTACATGTCGTCGCAATGCACCAACGACGGCAACTACACCCTGACCGTCACGTTCAAGCCGGGCGTCGACCTGAACATGGCCCAGGTCCTCGTCCAGAACCGCGAGGCGCTCGCCGAGCCGATCCTCCCGGAGCTGGTCAAGCGCCGCGGCGTCTCGGTGACGAAGAAGTCGCCCAGCATCCTGATGATCATCAACGTGTACTCGCCGGACGGGACGCGGGACAACCTCTACCTGAGCAACTACGCCACGATCCAGCTCCGCGACGAGCTGGCGCGGCTCGACGGCATCGGCGACATCACCTACCTCGGCCAGCGCAACTACAGCATGCGGGTCTGGCTCGACCCCCAGAAGATGTCGTTCCGCAACCTGAGCGCCTCCGACGTGGTGCAGGCGATCGAGCAGCAGAACATCCAGGTCGCCGCCGGGCAGCTGGGACAGCCCCCCGTCGACACCGGGCAGGCCTTCCAGTTCACCATCACCACCCTCGGCCGGCTCAGCGACAGCGAGCAGTTCGCCGACATGGTCCTCAAGGCCGACCCGCGGGGGGGCGTCGTCCGTCTCAGCGACGTCGCCGAGGTCGAACTGGGCGCGCAGGGCTATGACCAGGCCTGCACCCTGGACGGCCGTCCCACCGTCGCGCTCTCCGTCTACCAGCGGCCGGGCTCGAACGCGCTGGACGTCGCGCGGTCGGTCCGATCGAAGATGGAGGAGCTGAAGGACCGCTTCCCCGAGGGGGTCGACTACGCCATCGCCTACGACACCACGCCGTTCATCACCGAGTCGGTCGACGAGGTTTTCAAGACGCTTCGCGACGCGGTGATCCTCGTGGCGGTGGTCGTGCTGCTGTTCCTGCAGAACTGGCGGTCGGCCCTGATCCCGCTGATCGCGGTGCCGGTCGCCGTGGTGGGGACGTTCGCCGTGATGGCGGCCCTGGGGTTCAGCCTGAACAACCTGACGCTGTTCGGGCTGGTGCTGGCGATCGGGATCGTGGTGGACGACGCGATCGTCGTGGTCGAGGCGGTCGAGCACCACATCGAGCGAGGCCTGGCCCCAAGGGACGCCACGATCCTGGCGATGGAGCAGGTCTCCTCGCCGGTGGTGGCGGTGGGGCTGGTGCTGACGGCGGTGTTCATCCCCTGCGCGTTCATCTCGGGGATCACCGGCCAGTTCTTCCGCCAGTTCGCCCTGACGATCGCGACCTCGACCTTGATCTCGACGTTCAACTCCCTGACCCTGAGCCCGGCCCTTGCGGCGATGCTCCTCAAGCCCCGCCGCAAGGGTTCCTACGAGGCGCTGCCGCTCGCGGCGATCGCGGCGCTCGGGGCCTGGGCGGGGGCCGTCTGGCTGGGCCCGATCGCGGCCGGGATGACTCCCCAGCCGTCGGGCCTCCTGAATTCGACGTGGCTGACTCATGACCGCCTCGGCCTGCTGATCGGAGCGGCGGTCGGCGGCCTCGGCGGCTGGCTCCTCGGCCCGGTCGTGAACCGCCTGATGGGCGGAGTCTTCGCGATCTTCAACCACGGCTTCGACGCCGCCGCAGGCTCTTACACGCGCCTCGTCGGCGGCATGCTCCGGGTCAGCGCACTGGTCCTCCTGGTGTACGGCGGCCTGCTGTTCGTGACCTACTGGGGGTTCATGCGGACGCCGACCGGGTTCATCCCCTCGCAGGACAAGGGCTACCTGCTGGTCAACGTGCAGCTCCCGGACTCGTCCTCGCTGGAGCGGACCCAGGTCGTCATGCGGCAGGCCGAAGCCCTGGCCCTGAAGCTGCCGGGCGTCACCCACACCCTGGCGATCGCCGGGCAGTCGATCCTGATGAACGCCAACGCCCCCAACTTCGGCGCGATGTACGTCATGCTCGACGACTTCCACCATCGCGCCAAGGAGGGGCTCTCGGGCCCGGTGATCGCGGCGAGGCTCCAGGACGCCCTCCAGCAGCAGATCCATGAAGGGATGGTCAACGTCTTCGACGCCCCGCCGGTCGACGGCCTGGGGACCGCCGGCGGCTTCAAGATCGTGATCGAGGACCGCGGCGACCTGGGGTCCCGCGAGTTGGAGGAGACGGCCCGGCGGGTCGTCGCGGCGGGCGAGGCCTCGCCGCGCCTCCAGGGCCTCTTCACCAGCTTCCGGGCCGACACCCCCTGGGTGTTCCTGGACGTGGACCGCGAGAAGGCCAAGCTCATGGGAGTCTCGATCTCCGAGCTGTTCAACACCTTGCAGGTCTACCTCGGGTCGCTCTACGTCAACGACTTCAACCGCTTCGGCCGCACCTGGCAGGTGAACGTCCAGGGCCGGGCCGACTTCCGCCGCGAGCTGCGCGACCTCTCCGGCCTCCGCGTCCGCAACGAGCAAGGGGGGATGGTGCCGCTGGGGTCGCTCGTCCGCCCTCGCGACGTCAGCGGGCCGGTCATGAACCTCCGCTACAACCTCTACCCTTCCGCCGCGATCAACCTCTACCCGGCGCCCGGCGTCAGCTCCGGACAGGCGCTCGACGAGATGCAGCAGATCATGGCCGAGGAACTCCCCCAGGCGATGCGATCGGACTGGACCGAACTAGCGCTGCTCCAGCGCCAGACGGGCAACACCGCGATGTTCGCCTTCGTCCTGGCCGTCGTCCTGGTCTTCCTGGTGCTCGCCGCGCAGTACGAGAGCTGGTCGCTGCCGCTCGCCGTGATCCTGGTCGTGCCGATGTGCCTGCTCTGCTCGACCATCGGAGTCAACCTCTGGCGCATGGACGTGAACATCTTCACGCAGGTGGGCTTCATCGTGCTCGTCGGCCTGGCGTGCAAGAACGCCATCCTGATCGTCGAGTTCGCCAAGGCGCAACGTGAGGCCGGCTCGTCGGCCTACGAGGCGACCCTGGAAGCCTGCGAACTCCGGCTGCGGCCGATCATCATGACGTCGATGGCCTTCATCCTCGGCGTCGTCCCGCTGATCCTCGCCGCCGGCGCCGGTGCCGAGATGCGGCAGACCCTGGGCGTGGCCGTCTTCAGCGGCATGCTCGGCGTCACCCTCTTCGGCATCTTCCTGACGCCCGTCTTCTACTACGTCATCCAGCGCCTCGCCGACCGCCGCGACGACCGCCGCCCCCAGGGCCCGGACGAATCCCGGACCTCGTCGCGGCTCCACGTCGACCATCCCCAGTCCAACGGCGACGCCTCGACGCACGGCGATCGGGAACCCGACGCGGACCTCGTCGCCGCCCCTTGA
- a CDS encoding efflux RND transporter permease subunit has protein sequence MFTRFFIDRPIFASVISIVITLAGALSLYSLPVAMFPQIAPPTVMVSCQYPGANAQVVSDTVASPIEQKVNGVDDMMYMSSQSTNDGNYTLTVTFKQGVDLNLAQVLVQNRVALAVPMLPDVIKATGVTTRKRSPDILLSIGLFSPDARYDQLYLSNYALMHIREEMARLPGISDVGVLGTRNYSMRIWLDPDKLAMRELNAGDVVAALREQNAQVAAGSVGQSSEAGGSRTQFTIDTLGRLEDVDQFGDVIVKRTRDGRVVRIRDLGEIELGARSLDIDSEINGQPVANMAVFMLPDSNALETADVVRAKIAELKQDFPEGLDYVIRYDTTPYIRESIQEVFKTLMDSVVLVALVVLLFLQNWRSALIPLVAVPVGIVGTFAVMLGMGFSLNNLTLFGLVLAIGIVVDDAIVVVEAVEHHIERGLTPRAATIQAMSEVSSPVVAVGLVLTAVFIPCAFISGITGQFFRQFALTIASATILSTINSLTLSPALAAMLLKPRGKGEYQALPRFVLAGIGAWLGYTSLSPRLLPYFERAGAEAVHRASVLDSAGDLMLRLGASPEQAAEAVAAVIGGLALWTFAGPLNFVLGRFFTLFNRGFLATAGLYSRLVGGLLRVFMLVFAVYAGLLFLTYDTFIKTPRGFVPSQDMGYMLTNIQLPDSSSLERTRATLRKIAAIVREEPGVASTVAISGQSLLLSAFGSNFGTMFVTLEPFSKRRTNDLYYEVIMNKLRGKLAAAVPEANVSMFGPPPIRGAGRAGGWMLMVEDRGDLGPARLQREIERLVALANVSPTNPGIDVDGDPIPPEDAAKSEAAEKPKAAGGGFRAWIEGLTGGGSAGRSPAVDGLTSVFRANVPQIFLDVDRDACLVKGVPLRDVFQTLQAYLGSLYVNDFNLFGRTWQVVVQALPRYRDQKEDISRLQVRNDRGTMVPIGAVARVEEINGPLILTRYNMYPAASINGSAVPGVSSGTAIRAMERLAQRELPDAMSFEWTELAFLEQQAGNTALYVFGFSIAMVFLVLAAQFESWSMPLAVILSVPLCMLSAVVGVRNSAALGVHNAGTDINIFTQVGLVVLVGLASKNAILIVQFAKLIHNQGRSIREATLEACRLRLRPIIMTSMAFILGVVPLLYAHGAGSEMRKSLGVAVFSGMLGVTLFGIVLTPVFFYVIDSTSESRFFSSPWVRFLGRTTLDVLTLRILWRPAWTLTMRGAAAVRPRRKKPHHEPTDET, from the coding sequence GTGTTCACGCGATTCTTCATCGACAGGCCGATCTTCGCCTCGGTCATCTCGATCGTGATCACGCTGGCCGGCGCGCTGTCGCTCTACAGCCTGCCGGTCGCGATGTTCCCCCAGATCGCGCCGCCGACCGTAATGGTCTCCTGCCAGTATCCGGGGGCCAACGCGCAGGTGGTCTCCGACACCGTCGCCTCGCCGATCGAGCAGAAGGTCAACGGCGTCGACGACATGATGTACATGTCGTCCCAGTCCACCAATGACGGCAACTACACGCTGACCGTCACGTTCAAGCAGGGGGTGGACCTGAACCTGGCGCAGGTCCTGGTGCAGAACCGGGTGGCCCTGGCGGTCCCGATGCTCCCCGACGTCATCAAGGCCACCGGCGTCACGACCCGCAAACGGTCGCCCGACATCCTGCTCTCGATCGGGCTCTTCTCGCCCGACGCCCGGTACGACCAGCTCTACCTGAGCAACTACGCGCTCATGCACATCCGCGAGGAGATGGCGAGGCTCCCGGGGATCAGCGACGTCGGAGTCCTTGGGACTCGCAACTACAGCATGAGGATCTGGCTCGACCCGGACAAGCTGGCGATGCGCGAGCTCAACGCCGGCGACGTCGTCGCGGCGCTCCGCGAGCAGAACGCGCAGGTCGCCGCCGGATCGGTGGGCCAGTCGTCGGAGGCGGGCGGCTCCCGCACCCAGTTCACGATCGACACCCTGGGGAGACTTGAAGACGTCGACCAGTTCGGCGACGTGATCGTCAAGCGGACCCGAGACGGCCGCGTCGTCCGCATCCGCGACCTGGGGGAGATCGAGCTGGGGGCCCGCAGCCTGGACATCGACAGCGAGATCAACGGCCAGCCCGTGGCCAACATGGCCGTCTTCATGCTCCCGGACTCCAACGCGCTGGAGACGGCCGACGTCGTCCGCGCGAAGATCGCGGAGCTGAAGCAAGACTTCCCCGAGGGCCTCGACTACGTCATCCGCTACGACACCACCCCTTACATCCGCGAGTCGATCCAGGAGGTCTTCAAGACCCTGATGGACTCGGTGGTTCTGGTGGCCCTGGTCGTGCTGCTGTTCCTGCAGAACTGGCGGTCGGCCCTGATCCCGCTGGTGGCGGTCCCGGTGGGGATCGTCGGGACCTTCGCGGTGATGCTGGGGATGGGGTTCAGCCTGAACAACCTGACGCTGTTCGGGCTGGTGCTGGCGATCGGGATCGTGGTGGACGACGCGATCGTCGTGGTCGAGGCGGTCGAGCACCACATCGAGCGGGGCCTGACGCCCCGAGCGGCGACGATCCAGGCGATGTCGGAGGTCTCCTCGCCGGTGGTGGCGGTGGGGCTGGTGCTGACGGCGGTGTTCATCCCCTGCGCGTTCATCTCGGGGATCACCGGCCAGTTCTTCCGCCAGTTCGCCCTGACGATCGCCTCGGCGACGATCCTCTCGACGATCAATTCGCTGACCCTGAGCCCGGCGCTGGCGGCGATGCTCCTCAAGCCCCGGGGGAAGGGGGAGTATCAGGCGCTCCCCCGCTTCGTGCTGGCCGGGATCGGGGCCTGGCTGGGCTACACCTCGCTGAGCCCCAGGCTGCTCCCCTATTTCGAGCGAGCGGGGGCCGAGGCGGTCCACCGCGCTTCGGTCCTGGACTCGGCGGGCGACCTGATGCTCCGCCTGGGCGCCAGCCCCGAGCAGGCCGCCGAAGCGGTCGCCGCGGTGATCGGCGGCCTGGCCCTCTGGACGTTCGCCGGTCCCTTGAACTTCGTCCTGGGGCGATTCTTCACGCTGTTCAATCGCGGCTTCCTCGCGACCGCGGGCCTGTACTCCCGCCTGGTCGGCGGGCTGCTGCGGGTCTTCATGCTGGTCTTCGCGGTCTACGCCGGGCTCCTGTTCCTGACGTATGACACGTTCATCAAGACGCCCCGGGGGTTCGTCCCGTCGCAAGACATGGGATATATGCTGACGAACATCCAGCTCCCGGACTCGTCCTCGCTGGAGCGGACCCGCGCGACCCTGCGCAAGATCGCGGCGATCGTCCGCGAGGAGCCGGGCGTGGCGTCGACGGTGGCGATCTCGGGGCAGTCGCTCCTGCTCAGTGCGTTCGGGTCGAATTTCGGCACGATGTTCGTCACGCTCGAGCCCTTCAGCAAGCGGCGGACCAACGACCTGTATTACGAAGTCATCATGAACAAGCTCCGGGGCAAGCTCGCGGCGGCCGTCCCGGAGGCCAACGTCTCCATGTTCGGGCCGCCGCCGATCCGAGGCGCCGGACGCGCCGGGGGCTGGATGCTCATGGTCGAGGACCGCGGCGACCTCGGCCCCGCGCGGCTCCAGCGCGAGATCGAGCGGCTGGTCGCGCTCGCGAACGTCAGCCCGACCAACCCCGGCATCGACGTGGACGGCGACCCGATCCCCCCGGAAGACGCCGCGAAGTCGGAGGCGGCCGAGAAGCCCAAGGCCGCCGGGGGAGGCTTCCGGGCCTGGATCGAGGGGCTGACGGGGGGAGGGTCGGCGGGACGGTCGCCGGCGGTCGACGGGCTCACGTCCGTCTTCCGCGCCAACGTCCCCCAGATCTTCCTCGACGTCGACCGCGACGCCTGCCTCGTGAAAGGGGTGCCCCTCCGCGACGTCTTCCAGACGCTCCAGGCGTACCTCGGCTCGCTCTACGTCAACGACTTCAACCTGTTCGGCCGGACCTGGCAGGTCGTGGTCCAGGCCCTCCCCCGATACCGGGACCAGAAGGAGGACATCAGCCGGCTCCAGGTCCGGAACGACCGGGGCACGATGGTCCCGATCGGGGCCGTGGCCCGGGTCGAGGAGATCAACGGGCCGCTCATCCTCACCCGATACAACATGTATCCGGCCGCCTCGATCAACGGCTCGGCCGTGCCGGGGGTCAGCTCAGGGACCGCGATACGGGCGATGGAGAGGCTCGCCCAGCGCGAGCTGCCCGATGCGATGAGCTTCGAGTGGACCGAGTTGGCCTTCCTGGAGCAGCAGGCGGGGAACACGGCGCTCTACGTCTTCGGCTTCTCGATCGCGATGGTCTTCCTCGTCCTGGCGGCCCAGTTCGAGAGCTGGTCGATGCCGCTGGCGGTGATCCTCTCGGTCCCGCTCTGCATGCTCAGCGCGGTCGTCGGGGTCCGCAACAGCGCGGCGCTGGGGGTCCACAACGCCGGGACGGACATCAACATCTTCACCCAGGTCGGGCTGGTGGTGCTGGTCGGGCTGGCGAGCAAGAACGCCATCCTGATCGTCCAGTTCGCCAAGCTGATCCACAACCAGGGCCGCTCGATCCGCGAGGCGACTCTGGAGGCCTGCCGGCTCCGGCTGCGGCCGATCATCATGACGTCGATGGCCTTCATCCTCGGCGTCGTCCCCCTGCTCTACGCCCACGGGGCGGGCTCGGAGATGCGGAAGTCGCTGGGGGTGGCCGTCTTCAGCGGCATGCTCGGCGTCACCCTCTTCGGCATCGTCCTGACCCCGGTCTTCTTCTACGTGATCGACTCCACGAGCGAATCCCGATTCTTCAGTTCGCCCTGGGTCCGATTCCTGGGCCGGACGACGCTCGACGTGCTGACGCTCCGCATCCTCTGGCGGCCCGCCTGGACGCTGACGATGCGAGGCGCGGCGGCCGTCCGTCCCCGCCGCAAGAAGCCCCACCACGAACCAACCGACGAGACGTGA
- a CDS encoding efflux RND transporter periplasmic adaptor subunit, with the protein MDRRIWIGLAMLACGTVAGCGNAASSTAPAARPPDLVLFERPISREVLDFETFPGRTEAVMSVEIRARVSGYLNQVYFQDGQQVDKDSVLFQIDARPFQAAADRTHAELEQAETRAKRLSNEFQRAKVLYDRGLSISREEYDRYAFDHAEAVAAVGTAKAAHDLAQLDLQFTRVSSPISGRLSRRQVDPGNLVQADVTPLTFVVSQDPIYVYFDVNEAAMLRIRRLLQSRGAGSEQQTPVEIALSDEPDFRHKGVVDFTDNRVDLNTGTLRFRARLDNPKGLFTPGLFVRVKLPIGEPHPALLVREEALTSDQGAKKVYVLRRAVKDGEPEFFTDKAGKPLTNRDGSPIPKYTHSLVDLGRIGVLVDGFREVSEGIKPDDLVVVSGLQKLRKDAPVTARPFDPEPGGADAPPPPASVVDPAPANSPATAPSPATAPASAAKKAP; encoded by the coding sequence ATGGATCGTCGGATCTGGATCGGGCTGGCGATGTTGGCATGCGGAACCGTCGCGGGCTGCGGGAACGCGGCCTCCTCGACGGCCCCGGCGGCGCGGCCGCCGGACCTCGTCCTCTTCGAACGGCCGATCAGCCGCGAGGTCCTGGACTTCGAGACCTTCCCCGGGCGGACCGAGGCGGTGATGTCGGTCGAGATCCGGGCGCGGGTCTCCGGTTATCTCAACCAGGTGTACTTCCAGGACGGCCAGCAGGTCGACAAGGACTCCGTCCTGTTCCAGATCGACGCCCGGCCGTTCCAGGCCGCGGCCGATCGGACCCACGCGGAGCTGGAGCAGGCCGAGACCCGGGCCAAGCGGCTCAGCAACGAGTTCCAGCGGGCCAAGGTTCTCTACGACCGAGGCCTTTCGATCAGCCGCGAGGAGTACGACCGCTACGCGTTCGACCACGCCGAGGCCGTGGCGGCGGTGGGGACGGCCAAGGCCGCCCACGACCTCGCCCAACTCGACCTCCAGTTCACCCGCGTCTCGTCCCCGATCTCGGGTCGACTCAGCCGACGACAGGTCGACCCCGGCAACCTGGTGCAGGCCGACGTCACGCCCCTGACCTTCGTCGTCAGCCAGGACCCGATCTACGTCTATTTCGACGTCAACGAGGCGGCCATGCTGCGGATCCGCCGCCTCCTCCAGTCGCGCGGGGCCGGGAGCGAGCAACAGACGCCCGTCGAGATCGCCCTGTCCGACGAGCCCGATTTCCGTCACAAGGGGGTCGTCGACTTCACCGACAACCGCGTCGACCTGAACACCGGGACCCTCCGCTTCCGCGCCCGCCTCGACAATCCGAAGGGGTTGTTCACCCCGGGCCTTTTCGTCCGCGTCAAGCTCCCGATCGGCGAGCCGCACCCGGCGCTCCTTGTGCGTGAGGAAGCCCTGACCTCCGATCAGGGGGCGAAGAAGGTGTACGTCCTGCGGCGGGCGGTGAAGGACGGTGAGCCGGAGTTCTTCACGGACAAGGCGGGCAAGCCGCTGACGAATCGGGACGGCTCGCCCATCCCCAAGTACACCCACTCGCTCGTCGACCTCGGACGGATCGGCGTGCTCGTCGACGGCTTTCGCGAAGTCTCCGAAGGGATCAAGCCCGACGACCTCGTCGTGGTCAGCGGCCTCCAGAAACTCCGCAAGGACGCGCCGGTGACGGCCCGCCCCTTCGATCCCGAGCCCGGCGGGGCCGACGCCCCGCCGCCGCCCGCATCGGTCGTGGACCCGGCTCCGGCCAACTCTCCGGCCACGGCCCCATCCCCGGCCACGGCCCCGGCGTCCGCCGCCAAGAAGGCCCCCTGA
- a CDS encoding TetR/AcrR family transcriptional regulator produces MSAASKNELKGRAPGKDAAARREQILCKATELFAEHGFSDAMTQELADRLGVGKGTIYRYFPSKRELFLAAADRVMRALSAQVEANVAGLEDGLERIARGILAFLTFFAEHPEYVELLIQERAQFKDRTRPTYIEHRQEHGQQWRKLYGTLTEEGRLRAIPPEQISDVIGNLIYGTMFTNYFAGAAKPVAEQARDILDVVFRGILSDVERERLKDADLSAGGTGPGRRNEAERGFRGGADE; encoded by the coding sequence ATGAGCGCCGCGTCCAAGAATGAACTGAAAGGCCGGGCGCCGGGGAAGGACGCCGCGGCGCGTCGCGAGCAGATCCTCTGCAAGGCGACGGAACTCTTCGCGGAGCATGGCTTTTCGGACGCCATGACGCAAGAGCTGGCGGATCGCCTGGGGGTCGGCAAGGGGACGATCTACCGCTATTTCCCGAGCAAGCGGGAGCTTTTCCTGGCCGCCGCGGATCGGGTGATGAGGGCGCTCTCGGCCCAAGTCGAGGCGAATGTCGCTGGTCTAGAGGACGGGCTGGAAAGGATCGCTCGGGGCATTCTGGCGTTCCTGACCTTCTTCGCCGAGCATCCCGAGTACGTCGAGCTGCTGATCCAGGAACGGGCCCAGTTCAAGGATCGGACCCGCCCCACCTACATCGAACACCGCCAGGAGCACGGCCAGCAGTGGCGGAAGCTCTATGGAACCCTGACCGAAGAGGGGCGGCTGCGGGCGATCCCCCCGGAGCAGATCAGCGACGTGATCGGCAACCTGATCTACGGAACCATGTTCACCAACTACTTTGCCGGCGCGGCGAAACCTGTCGCCGAGCAGGCCCGGGACATCCTGGACGTCGTCTTCCGGGGCATCCTGTCGGACGTCGAACGGGAGCGTCTCAAGGACGCCGACCTGTCGGCGGGCGGGACCGGCCCGGGACGTCGGAACGAGGCCGAACGGGGATTCCGAGGGGGAGCCGACGAGTGA